The Ornithinimicrobium faecis region CCCGGCACGACCAGTCGCACCGGGAATCCGTGCTCGGGCAGCAGTGCCTCCCCGTTCTGAGCGACGGCCAGCAGTGCGTTGCGGTCGTCAGTCAGCGCCTCGATCGGGGTGCCGGCCGTGAAGCCGTCGGTGCTGGTCGACAGCACCATGTCGGCGCCCTCCTGCACCCCGGCGCGCGCCAGCACCTCGCGGACCGGCAGCCCGGTCCACACGGCGTTGCCGGCCAGGTTGCCGCCCACATAGTTGGACACGCAGGTCAGCGTCACCAGCGCCTCGACCAGGTCGGCGTCCAGCAGGTCCTGGAAGGTCAGCTCAATCTCCTGGTCGACCATCCCGGTGACCCGCAGCCGCCAGGCGTCCGGGTCGACCTGGGGCACGGTGATGGCGGTGTCGATCCGATAGAAATTGTTGTTGGGAGTGATGTATGCCGTCTGGCCGGTCACTCCCTGCGTGGCACCTGCCGGGACGGCGACCGGGTGCGCAACGTGCAGCATGCCCAGGCTCGCGCGGGCTGCCTCGACCACCTCGCCGGCGCGACTGAGGGCGCGGCCCGCTGCGATGCCAAGGGCACCGACCACCGTGAGTCCGCCGCCCCAGGCCAGCACCGTGCGCCGACTCGCCATGCCCGCTCCCATCGGCACCGCCTCAGGCTGGCTGGGCGCCAGACGGCGCCAGAGCCGGTCGAGGGTCCACAACCCGACGAGCGTCCCGATGATCGTTGGGATGGTGTCGGGCCAGGAGAAGTTGGGCCGGTCCATCACGGCGAGCACCCCGACAACCCCGACTGCCGCGAACACCCCCAGCCCCCAAAAAATATAGAGGTCTCGCACGCCCTCCCCGTCTTTTGATAGAGGTCTCGCACGCCCCGCGCCGAGGACCCCGATCAGCGCACAGAGCCCAGTCAGCACGATGCCCATGCCGACCAGCAGCGCGAGCTTGTCGTTGGTCCCGAAGGTCTGGATCGCGAAGTCTTTGAGCCAGGCTGGCGTCCGGTCGACGAACGCGCCGGCGACGGCCACGAGGGGGGAGGCCGTCCCCGATCCGATGCCGCCGCGCATCAGCACGGCCGCGCCAACCTCCGCCACCGCCAGAGTGATCGCTCCCGCGGCGACGCCGGACAGTGCTGCCAACCAGCGACGACTCACTTGGTGATCGTGGCACCCACACCTGGGAATCCGGTCACGACAACCTGGGCATTCCATCGCTACGTAGTACGTTGCAAGACGTAGACATCGCCAAGCTGAAGGCCTGACATGAAGGAACTTGAGCGAACCCTGGCCGAGGACGGCCTTGCCGCCGAGGACAACAAGGACGCGCCAATTCGCCCGGACACCCGGGTCAGTCGCGGGCATGGCAGATCACGGACACTGCAAGTGCGGCTCAACGACGAGGAGTATGTGGCGCTCGAGGAGCTTGCCACGAGGCGCGGTCTGCCCATCTCAACTCTTGTGCGCAGCCTCCTGCTCCCGCTGCTGACAGCCGAACAGGATGAGCCCGGAGAGGTCATCGAACGGATGCGGCGAGAGCTCGACCTTCTGGCACGACATCTGGGCAGCTCGCGGTAGTCGCCGACATGAAGGGCATGAAGGCTGATCAACACAACACCGCCCGCCCTGCGGAGAGGGCGAGCGGTGCTGGGGGCTGCGATTGGCTCAGCAGGAGTTGGCGTCGAACTCGCCGACGAAGAAGACCAACATGCCCCAGGGCGCCATGGGCTGCTGGGTCTGCCCGGGCTCATAGCAGAGGTCCAGCGTGAACCACTTCCTGGTGATCGACTCATAGGCCGAGGCGTGGACACGAACCGGGTTGTCCCGGCAGTTGTTGTAGCTCTGGTAGCCGAAGTGGAAACCGCACGGCAACGCCTGTGGCGCCACCTCGGTCGGCAACTCCATCGGACTGGTTGCGGTGCTGCCGGTCGGCAGCTGACTCGTTTGCGTGTGCGCTGGCGCCGACTCCAGGCCGGGCGTCGCCGAGGCCGAGGAGGCCCCGATCGCCAGGCCCACGCCAGCGACTGCGGCGGCCGTCTTCATCTTCCAGGAATTCTTCATGCTGAATGCTCCCTTCGAGTGAATGCGTGCGCTCTCCACGTTAGGAACCACAACGTCAACGCACATCACGAAAAGGTAAAAACCTGGGAAGTCTGGTCACCGTGAGGTCATGCAGATGCAGCCCGGACCTGCGCGTGATAGGCATGCCCGCGCGCGCCCGCCACCTCAGGAACGCGCGTGGGAGTGATACTCCTCATTCGGCACGAGACCGATCGCGGTCGCCACCCGGTTGGTCATGTTGAACATGCCAATCACCTGCACCAGCTCCATGATCTGGTGGTCGTCCATGCCGACCTCACGCAGTGGCTCCAGGTCCTCCCGGGTGACCTCGTCCGGCGCCCGGGTGAGGAGCTCGGCATACTCCGCGATCGCACGCTCCCGGGCCGGCAGGTCAGCCTGCCGCCAGTTGACCGCGACGAGGTCGGCGGTCACCGTGTCACCAGTGAACTGCCGCAGCGCGGCGCCGTGCGAGATCGTGCAATAGGTGCACCGGTTGATGCCGCTGACCACGACCGCGACGAGCTCGCGCTCGGCGTTGGTCAGGTGCCCCTCCTTGTTGACCAAC contains the following coding sequences:
- a CDS encoding molybdopterin-dependent oxidoreductase; protein product: MSRRWLAALSGVAAGAITLAVAEVGAAVLMRGGIGSGTASPLVAVAGAFVDRTPAWLKDFAIQTFGTNDKLALLVGMGIVLTGLCALIGVLGAGRARPLSKDGEGVRDLYIFWGLGVFAAVGVVGVLAVMDRPNFSWPDTIPTIIGTLVGLWTLDRLWRRLAPSQPEAVPMGAGMASRRTVLAWGGGLTVVGALGIAAGRALSRAGEVVEAARASLGMLHVAHPVAVPAGATQGVTGQTAYITPNNNFYRIDTAITVPQVDPDAWRLRVTGMVDQEIELTFQDLLDADLVEALVTLTCVSNYVGGNLAGNAVWTGLPVREVLARAGVQEGADMVLSTSTDGFTAGTPIEALTDDRNALLAVAQNGEALLPEHGFPVRLVVPGLYGYVSATKWVTELKVTRFDQDEGYWTPRGWSALGPIKTASRIDVPRPGEPVGAGEVVIAGVAWAQHRGIERVEVRIGDGDWQEATLAEEPTTDSWRQWMLTWQAEPGEYAVSVRATDGAGEVQTEEHALPAPNGASGWHTVDVQVR
- a CDS encoding peroxidase-related enzyme (This protein belongs to a clade of uncharacterized proteins related to peroxidases such as the alkylhydroperoxidase AhpD.) translates to MADQTPEISYLSVPGRDDVPEGVTRLWDKSQEAFGFVPNVFQGQAVNGDQFLAWWNYFNLLVNKEGHLTNAERELVAVVVSGINRCTYCTISHGAALRQFTGDTVTADLVAVNWRQADLPARERAIAEYAELLTRAPDEVTREDLEPLREVGMDDHQIMELVQVIGMFNMTNRVATAIGLVPNEEYHSHARS